The following are encoded together in the Ranitomeya imitator isolate aRanImi1 chromosome 4, aRanImi1.pri, whole genome shotgun sequence genome:
- the LOC138674794 gene encoding olfactory receptor 5G3-like, with translation MCDVNQTQVTQIRLLGFQSLSEYKPLLFLLLTLSYICILGGNLLIILLATIIDQLKTPMFFFLKHLSIADVLLTTSVIPMMLGIMFVEEGVLSLWGCLAQLYFFSVFGFVQCFLIAIMSYDRYLAICHPLRYSSLISPDLCLRLVIGAWFLVIVLTSSEFLVYIQFNFCGLNYIDHFFCDFGPLMELATSDISIVMLQDFVYGIFVGFFPFVFIIVTYFCIFFTILNISYGRRKAFSTCSSHLTTVCAYYGTLIAVYMAPSDESSSNTNKYRSLLYLVVTPLMNPIIYSLRNNEIRRAMQKMRYIYIF, from the coding sequence atgtgtgatgtgaaTCAGACACAAGTCACTCAGATACGTCTTCTTGGATTCCAAAGTCTATCCGAATACAAACCTCTTCTATTCCTTCTGCTTACCCTGAGTTACATATGTATACTGGGAGGGAATCTTCTCATTATCCTTCTAGCGACCATCATTGACCAACTCAAAACCCCAATGTTTTTCTTTCTGAAGCATTTATCCATAGCAGATGTCTTACTGACCACCAGCGTTATCCCCATGATGTTAGGCATTATGTTTGTTGAGGAAGGAGTTTTGTCCCTTTGGGGTTGTCTGGCACAGCTTTATTTCTTTAGTGTATTTGGCTTTGTTCAATGTTTTCTCATTGCCATTATGTCTTATGATCGGTATTTGGCCATTTGTCATCCGTTacgatattcctcactaataagtcCAGATCTTTGCCTTCGACTTGTTATCGGAgcctggtttttggtcattgtgcTCACTTCAAGTGAGTTCCTTGTTTATATTCAGTTTAACTTCTGTGGCTTGAATTACATAGACCATTTCTTTTGTGACTTTGGTCCCTTAATGGAATTGGCCACTTCAGACATTTCCATTGTAATGTTGCAAGACTTTGTTTATGGCATCTTTGTGGGGTTTTTTCCATTTGTTTTTATCATTGTTACTTACTTTTGCATTTTCTTTACGATCCTTAACATTTCTTATGGTAGAAGAAAAGCCTTCTCCACATGTAGCTCCCACCTGACCACAGTATGTGCATATTATGGAACCCTAATCGCAGTCTACATGGCTCCATCTGATGAGAGCTCATCCAATACCAACAAATACAGATCCCTGTTGTACTTAGTAGTTACACCATTGATGAATCCTATTATCTACAGTCTGAGGAACAATGAGATTAGGAGAGCTATGCAAaagatgagatatatatatattttttaa